A stretch of the Bradyrhizobium arachidis genome encodes the following:
- a CDS encoding adenylate/guanylate cyclase domain-containing protein: MERRLAAIVCADVAGYSRMMGADEAGTHAAFKAHRTAIHPIILNHGGRVVKNTGDGFLLEFPSIVGATEAAIAIQTMMAERNHQLPADRAMQFRLGIHMGDVISDEDEVFGDDVNIAVRLESVSAPGGIAISAKAHGEAAKHLSVPLTDAGTHRFKNINQPVGVWTWTPEGAAPRRADAVVTLGQQYRTAIVGVLPFANLSGEHDEYFSDGLTEDLIHALSLQSFYRVLSRNSTFPFKGKNVSTRLIAREIDATYLIEGSVRRAGTKVRVTAELIAPETGEQIWTGRYDRDIGDLFAMQDEITTNLSAALATEIFRAEASAPARLTTDVTAWDRFLKGLSHYYRQTKEDFDTSIALFREAIALDPKLSIAHAYLVTIQIQSIQFGWVKGTRELWAEARHLAETSVRLDPRSSFAFSCLSWVDVIDGRYEAGMDAANRAVALNPYDMGARGVLGICHFIIGEHRKAIELFSMAVQRGNSDPRYQWATLNAFSHYLLGQYDATLSWAREQLYLNPNHLQALAIRAAALAQLGRAEEATEATGVLLSNYPTLTVDRHLKNFHWKQADDLAHYREGLLKAGVPLGKLTLVQTDVKRAADS; encoded by the coding sequence ATGGAAAGACGCTTGGCCGCCATCGTTTGCGCCGACGTCGCCGGCTATTCGCGCATGATGGGCGCGGACGAGGCCGGCACCCATGCCGCGTTCAAGGCCCATCGCACCGCGATCCACCCGATCATCCTCAATCATGGCGGCCGCGTCGTGAAGAACACCGGCGACGGCTTTTTGCTGGAGTTTCCCAGCATCGTCGGCGCCACCGAGGCGGCGATCGCGATCCAGACCATGATGGCCGAGCGCAATCATCAATTGCCAGCCGACCGTGCCATGCAGTTCCGGCTCGGCATCCACATGGGCGACGTGATCTCCGACGAGGACGAGGTGTTCGGCGACGACGTCAACATCGCCGTCCGCCTCGAATCGGTGTCGGCGCCCGGCGGCATCGCGATTTCGGCCAAAGCCCATGGCGAGGCCGCCAAGCATCTCAGCGTGCCCCTGACCGACGCCGGCACGCACCGGTTCAAGAACATCAACCAGCCGGTCGGCGTCTGGACCTGGACGCCGGAAGGCGCCGCGCCACGGCGAGCTGACGCAGTCGTCACGCTTGGACAGCAATACCGCACCGCCATCGTCGGGGTGCTGCCCTTTGCCAATCTCTCCGGCGAGCACGACGAGTATTTTTCCGACGGCCTTACCGAGGATCTGATCCACGCGCTGTCGCTGCAATCCTTCTATCGTGTGCTCAGCCGCAACTCGACGTTCCCGTTCAAGGGCAAGAACGTCTCGACCCGCCTGATCGCGCGCGAGATCGACGCGACTTACCTGATCGAGGGCTCGGTGCGCCGTGCCGGGACCAAGGTCCGGGTCACCGCCGAGTTGATCGCGCCGGAGACCGGCGAGCAGATCTGGACCGGACGGTACGACCGCGACATCGGCGATCTCTTCGCGATGCAGGACGAGATCACGACCAATTTGTCGGCAGCGCTGGCGACCGAGATTTTCCGCGCGGAGGCTTCCGCACCGGCGCGCCTGACCACCGACGTGACCGCCTGGGACCGCTTCCTCAAAGGTCTTTCGCACTACTACCGGCAGACCAAGGAGGATTTCGACACCTCCATCGCCCTGTTCAGAGAGGCGATCGCGCTCGATCCAAAACTGTCGATCGCGCATGCCTATCTCGTCACCATCCAGATCCAGAGCATCCAGTTCGGATGGGTCAAGGGCACGCGCGAATTGTGGGCCGAGGCGCGGCATCTCGCGGAGACCAGCGTCCGGCTCGACCCACGCTCGTCGTTCGCGTTTTCGTGCCTGTCGTGGGTGGACGTGATCGACGGCCGTTACGAGGCCGGAATGGATGCCGCCAATCGCGCGGTTGCGCTCAATCCCTACGACATGGGCGCGCGCGGCGTGCTCGGGATCTGCCACTTCATCATCGGCGAGCATCGCAAGGCGATCGAGCTGTTCTCGATGGCCGTGCAGCGCGGCAACAGCGATCCGCGCTACCAATGGGCGACGCTGAATGCATTCAGCCATTATCTGCTGGGGCAATATGACGCGACGCTGTCATGGGCGCGCGAGCAGCTCTACCTCAATCCGAACCATTTGCAGGCGCTGGCGATCCGCGCCGCGGCACTGGCGCAATTGGGGCGGGCTGAGGAGGCCACTGAAGCGACCGGGGTGCTGCTGAGCAACTACCCCACCCTGACCGTCGATCGGCATCTCAAGAACTTCCATTGGAAACAGGCTGACGACCTCGCGCACTACCGCGAAGGCTTGCTCAAGGCCGGCGTCCCGCTCGGCAAATTGACCCTGGTCCAGACGGACGTGAAGCGGGCGGCCGATTCCTGA
- a CDS encoding LysE family translocator: protein MLGIHELWLFVLSGLLLNITPGPDTVYIIGRSLQLGWRGGAAAALGISFGCLFHVTGAAIGLSALLMASSTAFSILKLVGAGYLLFTGLQMLWSKPAIAGVAASDDKASLRRVFLQGVLTNSLNPKVALFFLAFLPQFVAVDAPHKALAFLTLGLIFICTGTLWCLFVAAFAARAAHRLRRSEGVIAWINRALGGLFIYLGFRVAMLETR from the coding sequence ATGCTCGGCATTCACGAACTCTGGCTGTTCGTTCTCTCCGGCCTTTTGCTCAACATCACGCCGGGCCCCGATACCGTCTACATCATCGGCCGTAGCCTCCAATTGGGATGGCGAGGCGGTGCGGCGGCCGCGCTCGGCATCAGCTTTGGCTGCTTATTCCACGTCACGGGAGCGGCGATCGGGCTGTCGGCGCTGTTGATGGCCTCCTCCACCGCCTTCTCGATCCTGAAGTTGGTCGGCGCCGGCTATCTCCTGTTCACCGGCCTGCAAATGTTGTGGTCGAAGCCTGCGATTGCCGGCGTGGCGGCGAGCGACGACAAGGCCTCGCTGCGGCGGGTGTTTTTGCAGGGCGTATTGACCAACTCGCTCAATCCCAAGGTGGCACTATTCTTCCTCGCCTTCCTGCCGCAATTCGTCGCGGTCGATGCGCCGCACAAGGCGCTCGCCTTCCTGACGCTCGGCCTGATCTTCATCTGCACGGGCACGCTGTGGTGCCTGTTCGTGGCTGCTTTCGCTGCCAGGGCCGCGCACCGCCTGCGGCGATCCGAAGGCGTGATCGCCTGGATCAACCGCGCGCTCGGCGGGCTCTTCATCTATCTCGGCTTTCGCGTCGCGATGCTGGAGACGCGGTAG
- a CDS encoding amidase family protein has product MLPLENAPMSDIIEALASGQVTATALTKLYLARIEAYDRGGSKLNAIRELNPDALAIAGKLDDTRPSAKRPLAGVPVLLKDNIATGDRQPTTAGSLALEGARARGDATVVKLLRDAGAVILGKANLTEFANMLAIDMPSGYSSLGGQVKNPYAPALFDDQGIPIVQPGGSSSGSAVAVAAGLCAASIGTETSGSLLYPASQNGLVTVKPTVGLISRAGILPIAHSQDTAGPMTRTVRDAAMLLNVLAAKDPLDPETGRQRRPADYTAGLARDAMKGARIGVPSDPTDPLNDRYYGKLPAGWAKVMTEAIELLRDLGAVIVRANMPTLGWIGGPGTTMTVLNRNPLSRHKGNLATPPIVFLYELKRDLNLYLEDWATNTAIKTLADIVAFNEANADKALRFGQDLFLAADITRGDLSEREYKSARAMDLLAARTRGMDAYMKQHKLDAVLFPGSGGCVISAKAGYPSVMVPAGFVSGVDGKDTPDYPLGVTFAGRAWSEHKLLRLAYAYEQASNKRKPPPGL; this is encoded by the coding sequence ATGCTCCCGCTCGAGAACGCGCCGATGAGCGATATCATCGAGGCGCTGGCCAGCGGGCAGGTCACCGCCACCGCGCTAACCAAATTGTATCTGGCGCGTATCGAGGCTTACGACCGCGGCGGATCCAAGCTCAACGCGATACGCGAGCTCAATCCCGACGCGCTGGCGATTGCGGGCAAGCTCGACGACACCAGGCCGTCGGCCAAGCGGCCGCTGGCTGGTGTCCCTGTCCTGTTGAAGGACAACATCGCGACCGGTGACAGGCAGCCCACCACTGCAGGCTCGCTGGCGCTGGAGGGCGCGCGTGCCAGAGGCGATGCCACCGTCGTCAAGCTGCTGCGGGACGCCGGTGCGGTCATCCTGGGCAAGGCGAACCTGACGGAATTCGCCAACATGCTCGCGATCGACATGCCCTCGGGCTACTCCTCGCTCGGCGGCCAGGTGAAGAATCCCTATGCGCCGGCGCTTTTCGACGATCAGGGCATTCCGATCGTGCAGCCGGGCGGATCGAGTTCGGGTTCCGCGGTCGCTGTCGCGGCCGGTCTATGTGCCGCCTCGATCGGCACCGAGACCTCGGGCTCGCTGCTGTACCCCGCCAGCCAGAACGGCCTCGTCACCGTAAAGCCGACCGTCGGGCTGATCAGCCGAGCCGGCATTTTGCCGATCGCACACAGCCAGGATACCGCAGGGCCGATGACGCGCACCGTGCGCGATGCGGCGATGCTGCTGAACGTGCTGGCCGCCAAGGATCCGCTCGACCCGGAGACTGGGCGGCAGCGGCGGCCGGCCGACTACACCGCCGGCCTCGCGCGCGACGCGATGAAGGGCGCGCGGATCGGCGTGCCGAGCGATCCCACCGATCCGCTGAACGATCGCTACTACGGCAAGCTGCCGGCCGGCTGGGCCAAGGTCATGACTGAGGCGATCGAGCTGCTCAGGGATCTGGGCGCCGTCATCGTGCGCGCCAACATGCCGACACTGGGCTGGATCGGCGGGCCGGGCACGACCATGACGGTGCTCAACCGTAATCCGCTGAGCCGCCACAAGGGCAATCTGGCGACGCCGCCGATCGTCTTCCTGTATGAGCTGAAGCGTGATCTCAACCTCTATCTGGAGGATTGGGCGACCAACACCGCGATCAAGACCCTCGCCGACATCGTGGCCTTCAACGAGGCGAACGCCGACAAGGCGCTACGCTTCGGCCAGGACCTGTTCCTTGCCGCCGACATCACCAGGGGCGATCTGAGCGAGCGCGAGTACAAGTCGGCACGCGCCATGGACCTGCTCGCCGCCAGAACGCGCGGCATGGACGCCTACATGAAGCAGCACAAGCTCGACGCGGTGCTGTTCCCCGGCAGCGGCGGCTGCGTGATATCAGCGAAGGCGGGCTATCCCAGCGTCATGGTGCCGGCAGGCTTCGTCTCGGGGGTCGACGGCAAGGACACGCCGGACTATCCGCTCGGCGTCACTTTTGCGGGGCGAGCCTGGAGTGAGCACAAGCTTCTGCGACTGGCCTACGCCTATGAGCAGGCCTCCAACAAGCGCAAGCCGCCGCCAGGCTTGTGA